From one Misgurnus anguillicaudatus chromosome 2, ASM2758022v2, whole genome shotgun sequence genomic stretch:
- the LOC141349134 gene encoding tripartite motif-containing protein 16-like protein: MAEASISVSEDQFICSICLDLLKDPVTIPCGHSYCMSCITNCWNQDDQKRNYSCPQCRQTFNTRPDLNKNVVLAQMVEILKKTKLQTDRSALSSAGPEDVKCDVCTERKYKAIKSCLVCLESYCQTHFEQHEAFHRGKKHKVIDVTGRLQEMICSQHDKLIEVYCRTDQRCICLLCLVDEHKNHDTVSAAAERTEKQRLLERKLHQRIQEKEKKLQDLRESVKIHTISAQTAVDDTERIFTQLIRSIERRRSEVIQLIRDQEKTAVSRAEDLLKKLKQEIDDLRRRNDEMEKLSQTKDHISFLQSFQSLSSSSGSSDNITVSSFLSFDDVMKSVTKLKEKMEDFCKEEIEKISEKVLFTVVIPTNEPKIREDFLQYFSLFSLDPNTAYKEIRLYEKNRAATRTRTFQQYPDHSDRFNYFPQVLCRESLCGRCYWEIEWSGDYGVSISVSYKSINRKGGGDDCRFGYNDQSWSLICSSSECSFWHNNIETNLPVVSSKIGVYVDHSSGSLSFYSVSDTMTLIHRVNTTFTKPLYPGFWFNYYDSTVKLCDLTL; encoded by the exons ATGGCAGAAGCGAGTATTTCAGTGTCTGAGGATCAGTTCATCTGTTCAATCTGTCTGGATTTACTGAAGGATCCAGTGACCATTCCCTGtggacacagttactgtatgagCTGTATTACAAACTGCTGGAATCAAGATGATCAGAAGAGAAACTACAGCTGCCCTCAATGCAGACAGACCTTCAATACAAGAcctgatttaaataaaaatgtggtGCTTGCTCAGATGGTGGAGATACTGAAGAAGACAAAACTTCAGACTGATCGATCTGCTCTCAGTTCTGCTGGACCTGAAGATGTGAAGTGTGACGTCTGTACTGAGAGAAAATACAAAGCTATCAAGTCCTGTCTGGTGTGTCTTGAATCTTACTGTCAAACTCACTTTGAACAACATGAAGCTTTTCACAGAGGAAAGAAACACAAAGTGATTGATGTGACAGGAAGACTTCAGGAGATGATCTGCTCTCAACATGACAAACTCATCGAGGTTTACTGTCGCACTGATCAGAGATGTATTTGTTTGCTTTGTTTGGTGGATGAACATAAAAATCACGACACTGTATCAGCTGCAGCAGAGAGAACTGAGAAACAG AGATTACTGGAGAGAAAACTCCATCAGAGAATCCAGGAGAAAGAGAAGAAGCTTCAGGATCTAAGAGAGTCTGTGAAGATTCACACG ATCTCTGCACAGACAGCAGTGGACGACACCGAGAGGATCTTTACTCAACTGATCCGATCCATTGAGAGAAGACGATCTGAGGTGATACAactgatcagagatcaggaaaAGACTGCAGTGAGTCGAGCTGAAGATCTCTTGAAGAAACTGAAGCAGGAGATTGATGATCTGAGGAGGAGAAATGATGAGATGGAGAAACTTTCACAAACAAAAGATCACATCAGTTTCCTTCAG AGTTTTCAGTCTCTCTCTTCATCTTCTGGATCTTCAGACAACATCACTGTctcttcttttctctcttttgaTGATGTGATGAAATCTGTCACTAAACTGAAAGAAAAGATGGAGGATTTCTGTAAAGAAGAGATTGAAAAGATATCTGAGAAAG TTTTATTCACTGTAGTTATTCCCACCAATGAACCCAAGATCAGAGAGGATTTCCTACAGT ATTTCAGTCTCTTCTCTTTGGATCCAAACACAGCATACAAAGAAATCCGTCTGTATGAGAAAAACAGAGCGGCTACTCGCACTAGGACATTTCAGCAGTATCCTGATCATTCAGAcagatttaattattttcctcAGGTGTTGTGTAGAGAGAGTTTATGTGGACGCTGTTACTGGGAGATTGAATGGAGTGGGGATTATGGTGTGAGtatatcagtgtcatataaGAGCATCAACAGGAAGGGAGGAGGTGATGATTGTAGATTTGGATATAATGATCAGTCCTGGAGTTTGATCTGTTCTTCCTCTGAATGTTCATTCTGGCACAATAACATTGAGACAAATCTCCCAGTAGTGTCCAGTAAAATAGGAGTTTATGTGGATCACAGTTCAGGATCTCTGTCCTTCTACAGCGTCTCTGACACAATGACCCTCATCCACAGAGTCAACACCACATTCACTAAACCTCTCTATCCTGGGTTTTGGTTTAACTATTATGACTCAACAGTGAAACTATGTGATCTAACATTATAA
- the LOC141349011 gene encoding pyroglutamyl-peptidase 1-like isoform X2, which yields MATTVTLEQCGHNHGYLRLDNSRFCPKSRCCMEGGPDCLHSVIDMDVVCRRVNSSGLGVTVSVSKDAGRYLCDYTYYMSLYLGEGRSAFVHVPPLGNPYSPEELARALRAVVLEMLELMEHSDGTKHCMHHQ from the exons ATGGCCACCACGGTAACACTTGAACAGTGTGGTCATAACCACGGTTATCTTCGTCTTGACAACAGCAGATTCTGTCCTAAGTCCCGTTGCTGTATGGAGGGAGGCCCGGATTGCCTTCATTCTGTCATAGACATGGATGTTGTGTGTCGGAGAGTAAACTCATCTGGGCTTGGGGTCACTGTTTCTGTGTCAAAGGATGCAGGGAG ATATCTGTGTGATTACACCTATTACATGTCGCTGTACCTGGGTGAGGGTAGATCTGCGTTCGTTCATGTTCCTCCCCTGGGTAATCCCTACAGCCCAGAGGAGCTCGCGCGCGCCCTCAGGGCCGTTGTCCTGGAAATGCTCGAACTGATGGAGCACAGCGACGGGACGAAACACTGCATGCACCACCAATGA
- the LOC141351107 gene encoding tripartite motif-containing protein 16-like produces MAEATLSVSEDQFICSICLDLLKDPVTIPCGHSYCMSCITNYWNQDDQKRNYSCPQCRQTFKTRPDLGKNVMLAYMVEDLRRLQTDRSALSFAGPEDVKCDVCTERKYKAIKSCLVCLNSYCQSHFERHEELQSGRRHKVIDVTGRLQEMICSQHDKLIEVYCRTDQRCICLLCLVDEHKNHDTVSAAAERTEKQRLLEDKQRKLHQRIQEKEKKLQDLRESVKIHTISAQTAVDDTERIFTQLIRSIERRRSEVIQLIRDQEKTAVSRAEDLLKKLKQEIDDLRRRNDEMEKLSQTKDHISFLHSFQSLSSSSGSSDNITVSSLLSFDDVMKSVTKLKEKMEDLCKEEIEKISEKVSFIVVIPTNEPKIRAEFLQYFSLFSLDPNTACGVISLSEENRAATCTKTDQQYPDHPDRFDEWSQVLCRESLCGRCYWEIEWSGEVYISVSYKSISRKGLGDECRFGYNDQSWSLICSPSGCSFNHNNVKTNLAVVSSKIGVYVDHSSGILSFYSVSDTMTLIHRVNTTFTKPLYPGFGFNFYDSTVKLCDLTL; encoded by the exons ATGGCAGAAGCGACACTTTCAGTGTCTGAGGATCAGTTCATCTGTTCAATCTGTCTGGATTTACTGAAGGATCCAGTGACCATTCCCTGtggacacagttactgtatgagCTGTATTACAAACTACTGGAATCAAGATGATCAGAAGAGAAACTACAGCTGCCCTCAGTGCAGACAGACCTTCAAAACAAGACCTGATTTAGGAAAGAATGTGATGCTAGCTTATATGGTGGAGGACTTGAGGAGACTTCAGACTGATCGATCTGCTCTCAGTTTTGCTGGACCTGAAGATGTGAAGTGTGACGTCTGTACTGAGAGAAAATACAAAGCTATCAAGTCCTGTCTGGTGTGTCTGAACTCTTACTGTCAATCTCACTTTGAAAGACATGAAGAACTTCAATCAGGTAGACGACACAAAGTGATTGATGTGACAGGAAGACTTCAGGAGATGATCTGCTCTCAACATGACAAACTCATCGAGGTTTACTGTCGCACTGATCAGAGATGTATTTGTTTGCTTTGTTTGGTGGATGAACATAAAAATCACGACACTGTATCAGCTGCAGCAGAGAGAACTGAGAAACAG AGATTACTGGAGGACAAGCAGAGAAAACTCCATCAGAGAATCCAGGAGAAAGAGAAGAAGCTTCAGGATCTAAGAGAGTCTGTGAAGATTCACACG ATCTCTGCACAGACAGCAGTGGACGACACCGAGAGGATCTTTACTCAACTGATCCGATCCATTGAGAGAAGACGATCTGAGGTGATACAactgatcagagatcaggaaaAGACTGCAGTGAGTCGAGCTGAAGATCTCTTGAAGAAACTGAAGCAGGAGATTGATGATCTGAGGAGGAGAAATGATGAGATGGAGAAACTTTCACAAACAAAAGATCACATCAGTTTCCTTCAC AGTTTTCAGTCTCTCTCTTCATCTTCTGGATCTTCAGACAACATCACTGtctcttctcttctctcttTTGATGATGTGATGAAATCTGTCACTAAACTGAAAGAAAAGATGGAGGATTTATGTAAAGAAGAGATTGAAAAGATATCTGAGAAAG TTTCATTCATTGTAGTTATTCCCACCAATGAACCCAAGATCAGAGCGGAGTTCCTTCAGT ATTTCAGTCTCTTCTCTCTGGATCCAAACACAGCATGCGGAGTTATCAGTCTGTCTGAGGAGAACAGAGCAGCTACTTGCACTAAGACAGATCAGCAGTATCCTGATCATCCAGACAGATTTGATGAATGGTCTCAGGTGTTGTGTAGAGAGAGTTTATGTGGACGCTGTTACTGGGAGATTGAATGGAGTGGTGAGGTGtatatatcagtgtcatataaGAGCATCAGCAGGAAGGGACTGGGTGATGAGTGTAGATTTGGATATAATGATCAGTCCTGGAGTTTAATCTGTTCTCCCTCTGGATGTTCATTCAATCACAATAATGTAAAGACAAATCTTGCAGTAGTTTCCAGTAAAATAGGAGTTTATGTGGATCACAGTTCAGGAATTTTGTCTTTCTACAGCGTCTCTGACACAATGACCCTCATCCACAGAGTCAACACCACATTCACTAAACCTCTCTATCCTGGGTTTGGGTTTAACTTTTATGACTCAACAGTGAAACTATGTGATCTAACATTATAA
- the LOC141351103 gene encoding tripartite motif-containing protein 16-like protein, with translation MAEANFSVIQDQFICSICLDLLKDPVTIPCGHSYCMSCITNCWNQDDQKRNYSCPQCRQTFNTRPDLNKNVVFAQMVEMLKKTKLQTDRSALSSAGPEDVKCDVCTERKYKAIKSCLVCLESYCQTHFEQHEAFRTGKKHKVIDVTGRLQEMICSQHDKLIEVYCRTDQRCICLLCLVDEHKNHDTVSAAAERTEKQRLLEDKQRKLHQRIQEKEKKLQDLRESVKIHTISAQTAVDDTERIFTQLIRSIERRRSEVIQLIRDQEKTAVSRAEDLLKKLKQEIDDLRRRNDEMEKLSQTKDHISFLQSFQSLSSSSGSSDNITVSSLLSFDDVMKSVTKLKEKMEDFCKEEIEKISEKVSLIVVIPTNEPKIREEFLQYFSLFSLDPNTAHRRISLSEENRAATYTKTDQPYPDHPDRFDGWSQVLCRESLCGRCYWEIEWSSEVYISVSYKSISRKGGGDESAFGYNDQSWSLICSSSECSFWHNNIKTNLPVVSSKIGVYVDHSSGSLSFYSVSDTMTLIHRVNTTFTKPLYPGFWFNYYDSTVKLCDLTL, from the exons ATGGCGGAAGCGAATTTTTCAGTGATTCAGGATCAGTTCATCTGTTCAATCTGTCTGGATTTACTGAAGGATCCAGTGACCATTCCCTGtggacacagttactgtatgagCTGTATTACAAACTGCTGGAATCAAGATGATCAGAAGAGAAACTACAGCTGCCCTCAATGCAGACAGACCTTCAATACAAGAcctgatttaaataaaaatgtggtGTTTGCTCAGATGGTGGAGATGCTGAAGAAGACAAAACTTCAGACTGATCGATCTGCTCTCAGTTCTGCTGGACCTGAAGATGTGAAGTGTGACGTCTGTACTGAGAGAAAATACAAAGCTATCAAGTCCTGTCTGGTGTGTCTTGAATCTTACTGTCAAACTCACTTTGAACAACATGAAGCTTTTCGGACAGGAAAGAAACACAAAGTGATTGATGTGACAGGAAGACTTCAGGAGATGATCTGCTCTCAACATGACAAACTCATCGAGGTTTACTGTCGCACTGATCAGAGATGTATTTGTTTGCTTTGTTTGGTGGATGAACATAAAAATCACGACACTGTATCAGCTGCAGCAGAGAGAACTGAGAAACAG AGATTACTGGAGGACAAGCAGAGAAAACTCCATCAGAGAATCCAGGAGAAAGAGAAGAAGCTTCAGGATCTAAGAGAGTCTGTGAAGATTCACACG ATCTCTGCACAGACAGCAGTGGACGACACCGAGAGGATCTTTACTCAACTGATCCGATCCATTGAGAGAAGACGATCTGAGGTGATACAactgatcagagatcaggaaaAGACTGCAGTGAGTCGAGCTGAAGATCTCTTGAAGAAACTGAAGCAGGAGATTGATGATCTGAGGAGGAGAAATGATGAGATGGAGAAACTTTCACAAACAAAAGATCACATCAGTTTCCTTCAG AGTTTTCAGTCTCTCTCTTCATCTTCTGGATCTTCAGACAACATCACTGtctcttctcttctctcttTTGATGATGTGATGAAATCTGTCACTAAACTGAAAGAAAAGATGGAGGATTTCTGTAAAGAAGAGATTGAAAAGATATCTGAGAAAG TTTCATTAATTGTAGTTATTCCCACCAATGAACCCAAGATCAGAGAGGAGTTCCTACAGT ATTTCAGTCTCTTCTCTCTGGATCCAAACACAGCACACAGACGTATCAGTCTGTCTGAGGAGAACAGAGCAGCTACTTACACTAAGACAGATCAGCCGTATCCTGATCATCCAGACAGATTTGATGGTTGGTCTCAGGTGTTGTGTAGAGAGAGTTTATGTGGACGCTGTTACTGGGAGATTGAATGGAGTAGTGAGGTGtatatatcagtgtcatataaGAGCATCAGCAGGAAGGGAGGAGGTGACGAGTCTGCATTTGGATATAATGATCAGTCCTGGAGTTTGATCTGTTCTTCCTCTGAATGTTCATTCTGGCACAATAATATAAAGACAAATCTCCCAGTAGTGTCCAGTAAAATAGGAGTTTATGTGGATCACAGTTCAGGATCTCTGTCCTTCTACAGCGTCTCTGACACAATGACCCTCATCCACAGAGTCAACACCACATTCACTAAACCTCTCTATCCTGGGTTTTGGTTTAACTATTATGACTCAACAGTGAAACTATGTGATCTAACATTATAA
- the LOC141349011 gene encoding pyroglutamyl-peptidase 1-like isoform X1: MDQKKTVIVTGFEPFGEHTVNASWVAVQELKKLGLGPDINLHVAEVPVEYQAVQTLLPSLWKQHLPHLVVHVGVSGMATTVTLEQCGHNHGYLRLDNSRFCPKSRCCMEGGPDCLHSVIDMDVVCRRVNSSGLGVTVSVSKDAGRYLCDYTYYMSLYLGEGRSAFVHVPPLGNPYSPEELARALRAVVLEMLELMEHSDGTKHCMHHQ; the protein is encoded by the exons ATGGATCAGAAGAAGACGGTTATTGTGACAG GTTTTGAGCCGTTCGGTGAGCACACGGTCAATGCCAGCTGGGTGGCAGTACAG GAGCTGAAGAAACTGGGTTTGGGTCCAGATATAAACCTTCATGTTGCTGAAGTTCCTGTGGAGTATCAAGCGGTCCAGACTCTTCTACCGTCACTATGGAAACAGCATCTCCCACAT ttaGTGGTCCACGTTGGAGTTTCCGGAATGGCCACCACGGTAACACTTGAACAGTGTGGTCATAACCACGGTTATCTTCGTCTTGACAACAGCAGATTCTGTCCTAAGTCCCGTTGCTGTATGGAGGGAGGCCCGGATTGCCTTCATTCTGTCATAGACATGGATGTTGTGTGTCGGAGAGTAAACTCATCTGGGCTTGGGGTCACTGTTTCTGTGTCAAAGGATGCAGGGAG ATATCTGTGTGATTACACCTATTACATGTCGCTGTACCTGGGTGAGGGTAGATCTGCGTTCGTTCATGTTCCTCCCCTGGGTAATCCCTACAGCCCAGAGGAGCTCGCGCGCGCCCTCAGGGCCGTTGTCCTGGAAATGCTCGAACTGATGGAGCACAGCGACGGGACGAAACACTGCATGCACCACCAATGA